One window from the genome of Parachlamydiales bacterium encodes:
- a CDS encoding STAS domain-containing protein translates to MTTNQGIAGLKEEVKNGVLVLKVSGRLDAITTPSIERKIFEHIHHGHNKILIDFSELDYLSSAGMRMLLSITKKLKNVGKIILCSVNDNVLDVLKMSGFDRVLDIENTEENALRKY, encoded by the coding sequence ATGACGACCAATCAGGGCATAGCAGGGCTAAAAGAAGAAGTGAAAAATGGAGTTCTGGTACTCAAAGTATCCGGCAGGTTGGATGCCATTACCACCCCCTCCATTGAAAGAAAAATCTTTGAACATATCCACCATGGCCATAATAAAATCCTGATTGACTTTTCCGAGCTCGATTATCTGAGTAGTGCAGGCATGCGCATGCTCCTATCCATCACAAAAAAACTGAAGAATGTAGGCAAAATCATCCTATGTTCAGTTAACGATAACGTTTTGGATGTATTAAAGATGTCAGGCTTCGACCGTGTTCTCGATATTGAAAATACAGAAGAAAATGCATTGCGCAAATATTAA
- a CDS encoding KH domain-containing protein, which yields MKEFIEYIVRNLVDHPDKVDVRCFDGEKGLIVEIRVAQEEVGKVVGSRGVTINAIRTIAMTICARLGRRVRVELVQ from the coding sequence ATGAAAGAATTTATTGAATATATTGTAAGAAATCTTGTTGACCATCCCGATAAAGTCGATGTGCGTTGTTTCGACGGCGAGAAAGGGCTCATTGTTGAAATTAGAGTTGCTCAAGAAGAGGTCGGTAAAGTTGTAGGCTCGCGTGGTGTTACAATCAATGCAATAAGGACAATCGCTATGACTATTTGTGCAAGATTAGGGCGCAGAGTGCGCGTAGAATTAGTGCAATAA
- the miaA gene encoding tRNA (adenosine(37)-N6)-dimethylallyltransferase MiaA yields MSGDCTLEKKEIEKLFFGFTIEAQKQLSRTFYQPKKKVVVIAGPTGCGKSAFSIPLAQEVNGEIISADSMQIYRGMDIGTAKATQEMRDAVPHHLIDIRPINEPFNVVDFYFEARHCCQIIQARECVPIIVGGSGFYLHSLMFGPPNGPPSVPELRQSLEEEIEIQGAEILFQRLKQLDPQYAATITKNDKQKIVRALEIISLTGKKVSQLSWKGRKTPQNYDFRCWFLHRPRDSLYSIIDKRCEEMIENGLLLEVERLVDEGLLENSSACQAIGYRQALDYFRSAKTKQDFDKFVDEFKKASRRYAKRQFTWFRHEPAYRWLDMDMLDQETALEIVIKDLKE; encoded by the coding sequence GTGAGTGGTGACTGTACTCTTGAAAAAAAAGAAATCGAAAAGTTGTTCTTTGGATTTACAATCGAAGCCCAAAAACAGTTAAGCCGAACATTTTATCAACCCAAAAAAAAAGTTGTAGTGATTGCCGGCCCCACCGGCTGTGGAAAGTCTGCATTCTCTATTCCCCTGGCACAGGAAGTCAATGGCGAAATCATCTCCGCCGACTCCATGCAAATCTACCGTGGTATGGATATTGGCACAGCCAAAGCCACTCAGGAAATGCGCGATGCTGTACCACATCACCTCATCGATATCCGTCCCATCAATGAACCTTTTAATGTCGTAGATTTCTATTTTGAAGCTAGGCACTGCTGTCAAATCATCCAAGCAAGAGAATGCGTTCCTATCATTGTAGGCGGTTCAGGATTCTACCTCCACTCATTAATGTTCGGGCCTCCTAATGGGCCGCCTTCCGTTCCGGAGCTTCGTCAGTCTTTGGAGGAAGAAATCGAAATCCAAGGAGCTGAAATATTGTTTCAAAGGCTGAAACAGCTTGATCCTCAATATGCCGCTACCATTACAAAAAATGATAAACAGAAAATTGTCCGCGCCCTGGAAATTATCTCGCTCACAGGCAAAAAAGTGAGCCAGCTTTCCTGGAAAGGGAGGAAGACGCCCCAGAATTACGACTTCCGCTGCTGGTTTCTCCACCGCCCGCGCGATTCTCTGTATAGCATCATCGATAAGCGCTGTGAAGAAATGATCGAAAATGGTCTCTTGCTAGAGGTTGAAAGGCTTGTCGACGAGGGACTGCTTGAAAATTCTTCTGCCTGCCAAGCCATTGGATACAGGCAGGCCCTGGATTACTTCCGTTCAGCTAAAACCAAACAAGATTTTGATAAATTCGTCGATGAGTTTAAAAAAGCATCCCGCCGTTATGCAAAAAGACAGTTCACCTGGTTCAGGCACGAACCGGCTTACCGTTGGCTGGATATGGATATGTTGGACCAAGAGACAGCCCTTGAAATCGTTATTAAAGACCTAAAAGAATAA
- the murC gene encoding UDP-N-acetylmuramate--L-alanine ligase, translating to MTQHTHFIGIAGIGMSAIARILLQQGKKVSGSDTSKSPLKQSLRALGAEIFDEHAENNVPEQSIVVYTSDVNDKHIEMQAAKKKECIIMHRSEILAEIFHSVDYPLAVTGTHGKTTTSSLLAWVLEQAQRQPYYALGGVLTSEEVNSKKGEGPYFVIEADESDGSFLRYRPFGAIVTNIDLDHMNYYQTEDKLIEAFKQFTDQVRSPQHLVWCGDDTRLLDLDLSGICYGFGEQCDAILSNYRQNEWSSFFDLSWEGKSFPSIEVALPGKHMALNAAGVFILCIQLGLDEKAIRRGLSSFKGVNRRSQKVPSDPTVTVIDDYAHHPAEVDSTLQGIREAIGDARLTAVFQPHRYSRLASLVEELPQLYRSFLAADQIVVTDIYAAGEKPIQGIDEQLVLNALKKELGSKVKYISKDQLVQQLSEFARPMDVFVCLGAGDITHIAHALGKKLLENPPQKWRVGVAFGGPSSEHDVSVNSAQFVFKHLDPQLFEAESFHVSKGGEWNAAKSITDDASETTVFSSKPIAHDVLDKLFGCDVFFPVMHGTFGEDGIVQGFFEALGRPYVGCNHRASAVCMDKVMSKKLAAFHGLKVVPFVHVTEHSWIQDNEAILEEILGNIDFPLIVKPSHIGSSINVNEALNRDQLKEYIEKAFKSDTDVVVESRLKVRDIEFAVFGDAPTAVYPPGEVCTNGKIYSYEDKVGPNGPKITAKAVLPDDMIKKGCELAAIAYKACHCQGMARVDFLLDEEGNFWFNEINPIPGMTSISLYPQICEQNGLPPKELIKSLIVNAFARSRKQKEKWQFQPNPLLA from the coding sequence ATGACACAGCATACACATTTTATAGGCATTGCCGGCATAGGAATGAGCGCTATCGCCCGTATTTTACTCCAGCAAGGGAAAAAAGTTAGCGGCAGCGACACTTCGAAATCTCCTCTCAAACAATCCTTACGCGCACTTGGTGCAGAGATTTTTGATGAGCATGCAGAAAACAACGTTCCCGAACAGAGTATCGTAGTCTACACAAGCGATGTGAATGACAAACACATTGAGATGCAAGCCGCAAAAAAGAAGGAATGCATAATCATGCATAGGTCCGAGATCCTTGCAGAGATTTTTCATAGTGTTGACTATCCCTTAGCAGTTACCGGAACACATGGGAAGACGACGACAAGTTCATTACTCGCATGGGTCCTAGAGCAAGCACAACGACAGCCATACTATGCCCTAGGTGGGGTCTTAACAAGTGAAGAAGTTAATAGCAAAAAAGGGGAGGGCCCCTATTTTGTGATAGAAGCCGATGAAAGCGACGGGTCCTTCCTGCGCTATCGTCCTTTTGGGGCGATAGTAACTAACATTGACCTTGACCATATGAATTATTATCAGACGGAAGATAAACTCATAGAAGCTTTTAAGCAGTTTACCGACCAGGTCCGCTCTCCCCAACACCTGGTCTGGTGTGGTGATGACACCCGCTTATTAGATCTTGACCTAAGTGGAATTTGCTATGGATTTGGTGAACAGTGCGACGCTATCCTGTCAAATTACCGTCAAAATGAATGGAGCAGCTTCTTTGATCTATCGTGGGAAGGAAAATCATTCCCTTCTATTGAAGTTGCATTGCCGGGCAAACACATGGCGCTCAATGCGGCGGGTGTCTTCATCTTATGTATTCAATTGGGCTTAGATGAAAAAGCGATCCGCCGCGGTTTATCTAGTTTTAAAGGTGTAAATCGCCGCAGTCAGAAGGTTCCCAGCGATCCGACCGTAACCGTCATCGATGATTATGCCCACCATCCTGCTGAAGTCGATTCTACTTTGCAGGGAATAAGGGAAGCTATAGGCGATGCCCGGTTAACAGCAGTATTCCAGCCGCATAGGTATAGCCGGCTCGCTTCTTTGGTTGAGGAGCTGCCACAATTGTACCGATCATTTTTAGCTGCAGACCAGATTGTTGTTACTGATATTTATGCAGCCGGTGAAAAGCCTATTCAAGGTATTGATGAGCAGCTGGTTCTCAACGCATTGAAAAAAGAGCTAGGCTCAAAAGTCAAATACATCTCCAAAGATCAACTTGTACAACAACTTAGTGAATTTGCACGGCCTATGGATGTTTTTGTGTGTCTTGGAGCAGGCGATATCACTCATATTGCTCACGCTCTTGGTAAAAAGCTCTTAGAAAATCCTCCGCAAAAATGGCGTGTGGGTGTCGCTTTTGGCGGACCTTCCTCTGAACACGATGTTTCTGTTAATTCAGCACAATTTGTATTTAAACACCTTGACCCGCAGTTGTTTGAAGCAGAGTCTTTCCACGTTTCTAAAGGCGGGGAGTGGAACGCAGCTAAGTCTATTACTGATGACGCTAGCGAAACAACAGTATTTTCAAGTAAGCCTATCGCACACGATGTCTTAGATAAACTTTTCGGGTGCGATGTGTTCTTTCCGGTAATGCATGGAACATTCGGCGAGGATGGAATTGTCCAAGGCTTTTTTGAAGCTCTTGGAAGACCTTATGTCGGCTGCAATCACAGAGCTTCAGCCGTCTGCATGGACAAGGTTATGTCAAAGAAGCTGGCCGCTTTCCACGGCCTTAAAGTCGTACCGTTCGTACACGTGACAGAGCATTCTTGGATCCAGGATAATGAGGCTATTCTAGAAGAAATTCTTGGAAACATTGACTTCCCTCTGATTGTTAAGCCTAGCCATATTGGATCTAGTATCAACGTCAACGAAGCTTTAAACCGTGATCAGTTAAAGGAATACATAGAAAAAGCATTCAAATCCGATACCGATGTTGTCGTAGAAAGCAGGCTGAAGGTGAGGGATATAGAATTTGCCGTCTTTGGGGATGCACCCACAGCCGTCTATCCTCCGGGTGAAGTTTGCACCAACGGAAAAATATACTCCTACGAAGATAAAGTGGGTCCAAATGGTCCAAAAATCACTGCCAAAGCAGTCTTGCCTGATGATATGATTAAAAAAGGATGCGAACTTGCCGCCATTGCATATAAAGCATGTCATTGCCAAGGAATGGCTCGAGTGGATTTCTTATTAGATGAAGAAGGTAACTTCTGGTTCAATGAGATCAATCCTATCCCTGGCATGACCTCTATAAGCCTTTATCCACAGATTTGCGAACAAAACGGCCTGCCTCCAAAAGAATTGATCAAGTCACTCATTGTCAATGCATTTGCACGCAGTAGAAAACAGAAAGAAAAATGGCAGTTCCAACCCAATCCACTGTTGGCATGA
- the ssb gene encoding single-stranded DNA-binding protein, translating to MVALNKVVIAGRLTRKPELRKTPNGIAVTDLLVAINREFVNQNGSKQQEVCFVDVVVWGKQAEFCTQYLDCSSAVLVEGRLQLDVWYAKDGEKRCKLRVAAERVQFLDKKLPVEKISESMIGAS from the coding sequence ATGGTCGCCCTAAATAAAGTTGTTATAGCAGGACGCTTGACACGTAAGCCAGAACTAAGAAAAACTCCTAATGGCATAGCTGTTACCGATCTATTGGTAGCTATCAATAGAGAGTTTGTTAATCAAAATGGTTCAAAACAACAAGAAGTATGCTTTGTTGATGTGGTCGTTTGGGGTAAACAAGCTGAATTCTGTACTCAATATCTTGATTGTTCCTCAGCTGTTCTCGTGGAAGGCCGTTTGCAATTAGACGTCTGGTATGCAAAAGATGGCGAAAAACGATGCAAGCTCCGCGTTGCCGCTGAAAGAGTCCAATTCCTCGATAAAAAACTCCCTGTTGAAAAAATTTCTGAGTCCATGATAGGTGCTAGTTGA
- the cutA gene encoding divalent-cation tolerance protein CutA, which produces MTKFVEMSWSCGSIDEARKVARYLVQERLVANAQIVPWIESIYMLNNQLETAQESKVYFKTRHSLIDKVTQVIIENSSYQVPEILFSSIEGGNDDFLHWLEASIQDYSNVSPTSKNTN; this is translated from the coding sequence ATGACAAAGTTTGTTGAAATGAGCTGGTCTTGCGGAAGTATCGATGAAGCGCGTAAAGTTGCACGGTATCTAGTCCAAGAAAGATTAGTGGCTAACGCACAAATAGTCCCCTGGATTGAATCTATCTATATGTTGAATAATCAGCTTGAAACAGCTCAAGAATCTAAAGTCTATTTTAAAACTCGACATAGCCTCATCGATAAAGTTACTCAAGTCATTATCGAAAATAGCTCTTATCAAGTTCCTGAAATCCTATTTTCTTCTATAGAAGGGGGGAATGACGACTTCCTTCATTGGTTGGAGGCTAGCATTCAAGATTATTCCAACGTTTCTCCCACATCAAAAAACACTAATTAA